From the genome of Clostridium sp. BNL1100, one region includes:
- a CDS encoding beta-ketoacyl-ACP synthase III, with product MIKSTKSVGIIGTGSFVPEKVLTNNDLEKLVDTSDEWIIKRTGISERRVLDVDVPNYTMGIEAAKRALEDAGLNAEDIDLIILSTEAPDYMSPSMACIIQGAIGAVNATAFDINAACTGFIYSLSVAQQFIANGVYKHALVIGCEGLSKIVDWKDRNTCILFGDAAGAVVLGEVDEGYGILDSFLGSNGAEGMNITIPNLYLSEEEKEKRIEGKYNSIWMDGKEVFKFAVKAMSTATMHVLDNLNMDINELDFIFPHQANTRIIDGAIKKLGITDDKIHYIINKYGNISSASIPVAMDEAKREGKLKKDDKMVLVAFGGGLTWGSMAVKWFK from the coding sequence ATGATAAAATCGACTAAGAGTGTAGGGATAATAGGTACAGGAAGCTTTGTACCCGAAAAAGTACTTACCAATAATGATTTGGAAAAATTGGTTGATACATCAGACGAATGGATTATAAAAAGAACAGGAATATCAGAGAGACGCGTCTTAGATGTTGACGTTCCTAATTACACGATGGGAATTGAGGCAGCAAAGAGGGCTTTGGAAGATGCAGGCCTAAATGCTGAGGACATTGATTTGATTATTCTATCAACCGAAGCCCCTGACTACATGTCGCCATCAATGGCATGTATTATTCAAGGCGCTATTGGAGCTGTGAATGCTACTGCATTTGATATAAATGCAGCTTGTACAGGGTTTATTTACTCTTTGTCCGTTGCACAGCAGTTTATTGCAAATGGAGTTTATAAGCATGCTTTAGTAATTGGTTGCGAAGGTTTGTCAAAAATTGTTGACTGGAAAGACAGAAATACCTGTATTCTATTCGGTGACGCTGCCGGTGCGGTAGTACTTGGAGAAGTTGATGAAGGATATGGAATACTTGATTCATTCCTTGGATCAAACGGAGCTGAAGGTATGAATATAACAATTCCAAACCTGTATTTATCCGAAGAAGAAAAGGAAAAGAGAATAGAAGGAAAATACAATTCAATATGGATGGATGGCAAAGAGGTATTTAAATTTGCCGTAAAGGCCATGTCAACTGCAACAATGCATGTTTTAGATAATCTAAATATGGATATAAATGAGCTTGATTTCATTTTTCCACATCAGGCAAATACCAGAATTATTGATGGTGCCATAAAGAAACTTGGTATTACAGATGATAAAATACACTACATTATAAATAAATACGGTAATATTTCATCAGCATCCATCCCTGTAGCAATGGATGAAGCCAAAAGGGAAGGAAAGTTGAAAAAAGACGACAAAATGGTTCTTGTTGCTTTTGGCGGAGGACTGACCTGGGGGTCAATGGCTGTTAAGTGGTTTAAATAG
- the fabD gene encoding ACP S-malonyltransferase: protein MGKVAFLFPGQGAQYVGMGKEIADEYNSAGKIFDEATEALGFDVREMIFNSDDETLKITENTQPTIVTTSIACMQPLLEKGIKPDFVAGLSLGEYAAHVAAGTISFKNAVSLVKKRGKYMQEAVPVGVGAMAAIIGLENNDVIECCKEASQIGIVEPANFNCPGQIVVAGETAAVEKAAELCKAKGAKRAMLLPVSAPFHCSLLKPAGEKLAVELDKVSLNDIKIPVVTNVTGDAVTDKGMVKDLLIRQVSTSVLWEKCIRTMLADGVDTFVEIGPGKALSGFVKKIDKNVTVINVENLETLNKAFEVLA from the coding sequence ATGGGTAAAGTAGCTTTTTTATTTCCTGGGCAAGGTGCTCAGTACGTAGGAATGGGTAAGGAAATCGCAGACGAATATAACAGTGCCGGTAAAATATTTGACGAAGCAACAGAGGCATTGGGTTTTGATGTCAGGGAAATGATATTCAACAGTGATGATGAAACATTAAAGATAACTGAAAACACCCAGCCAACTATTGTTACTACCAGTATTGCCTGCATGCAGCCTCTTTTGGAAAAGGGTATCAAACCTGATTTTGTGGCCGGTTTGAGTCTTGGTGAATATGCTGCCCATGTTGCAGCAGGTACAATTAGCTTCAAGAACGCTGTTTCTCTTGTTAAAAAAAGAGGAAAGTATATGCAGGAGGCTGTACCTGTAGGAGTTGGAGCTATGGCAGCAATTATAGGACTTGAAAATAATGATGTAATAGAGTGTTGTAAAGAGGCATCACAAATAGGTATTGTTGAACCGGCTAATTTCAACTGCCCGGGTCAGATAGTCGTGGCAGGAGAAACTGCAGCTGTCGAAAAGGCAGCGGAGCTTTGCAAGGCTAAAGGAGCTAAGAGAGCAATGTTGCTGCCTGTCAGTGCACCATTCCACTGCAGTCTTTTAAAGCCTGCAGGAGAGAAACTTGCAGTTGAACTTGATAAGGTATCCTTGAATGACATAAAGATTCCTGTGGTAACAAATGTTACAGGTGATGCTGTTACAGATAAAGGTATGGTCAAGGATCTTTTAATAAGACAGGTTAGCACCTCCGTACTTTGGGAAAAATGTATAAGAACTATGCTTGCCGATGGTGTGGATACATTTGTAGAAATAGGCCCTGGAAAGGCTTTGAGCGGCTTTGTAAAGAAGATTGACAAAAACGTGACAGTAATAAATGTTGAGAATTTGGAAACCTTGAATAAAGCGTTTGAAGTACTGGCTTAA
- the fabG gene encoding 3-oxoacyl-[acyl-carrier-protein] reductase gives MQFEGRTAVITGSSRGIGKAIAEKLGKLGANVVLNGTTDKVLDTAKDLEAMGIKVAAVVGDIRNAEDVKTLINTAVNTFGGIDILINNAGITKDKPMAMMSEDDWDSVLDINLKGAFLCTKTAAKLMLKKKYGRIVNISSVAGNYGNPGQANYSASKAGLIGLTKTTAKEFAPRGIICNVVCPGAIVSDMTEILPDDLKKKYIEKIALGRFGTPEEVANVVAFLASEEAGYVTGQVIDIDGGLVM, from the coding sequence ATGCAATTTGAAGGGCGAACTGCTGTTATAACCGGGTCATCAAGAGGAATCGGAAAGGCCATTGCTGAAAAACTCGGTAAACTCGGAGCAAATGTTGTTCTCAACGGAACAACAGATAAAGTTCTGGACACGGCTAAAGATCTGGAAGCCATGGGAATAAAGGTTGCAGCAGTTGTAGGTGATATAAGGAATGCAGAAGATGTGAAGACCTTGATAAATACTGCGGTAAATACCTTCGGAGGTATTGATATTCTTATAAACAATGCAGGTATAACAAAGGATAAGCCAATGGCGATGATGTCAGAGGACGATTGGGACAGCGTACTTGATATTAATCTAAAGGGTGCTTTTCTTTGTACTAAAACTGCAGCAAAATTGATGCTGAAAAAAAAGTATGGCAGAATAGTTAACATCTCATCAGTTGCCGGTAATTACGGAAATCCGGGGCAGGCAAATTATTCAGCATCAAAAGCAGGACTTATCGGTTTGACAAAAACCACCGCAAAGGAATTTGCACCAAGAGGGATTATCTGTAATGTAGTGTGTCCGGGTGCAATTGTCAGTGATATGACGGAAATATTACCGGATGATTTAAAGAAGAAGTATATAGAAAAGATAGCACTCGGAAGGTTTGGGACGCCGGAAGAAGTAGCTAATGTTGTGGCTTTTCTAGCTTCTGAAGAAGCCGGTTATGTAACAGGGCAGGTTATAGATATTGACGGTGGATTAGTTATGTAA
- the acpP gene encoding acyl carrier protein, whose amino-acid sequence MVFDKVKKLIVEQLGVEEEDITMEASFIDDLGADSLDIVELIMALEEEFGLEIPDTEAEKITTVSDVVEYIKSNT is encoded by the coding sequence ATGGTTTTTGATAAAGTTAAAAAATTGATTGTTGAGCAGTTGGGTGTTGAAGAAGAAGATATAACTATGGAAGCTTCCTTCATAGATGATCTTGGAGCTGATTCTCTTGATATAGTAGAGCTTATAATGGCTCTTGAAGAGGAATTTGGTCTTGAGATACCTGATACCGAAGCAGAGAAGATCACAACAGTTAGTGATGTTGTTGAATACATCAAAAGTAATACTTAA
- the fabF gene encoding beta-ketoacyl-ACP synthase II, with amino-acid sequence MKRRVVITGAGVVSSLGFGLDQFWGSIKEGRNGISEITRIDVSEMSTKVGAEIKDFDPTLFIDKKEARRMDRYNQFAMAASKMAVENANLDLDSLNKDRCGVIVGSGIGGIETFEEQHSVLLSKGPGRVSPFFIPMMISNMASGRIAIQYGFMGFNECVVTACATSNNAIGDSFKVIQRGDADLMLTGGAEASLTSISFAGFCNMGAMSKNPDPATASRPFDKDRDGFVMGEGAGVLVLEELEHALNRGANILAEVVGYGCTCDAYHITAPHPEGLGGIKSMQMAINDAGIKPEEVSYINAHGTSTPLNDPGEVNVVKTVFGHHAANLAMSSTKSMTGHLLGAAGAIEAIVTAMAIHDSFLPPTINVQNQDPECDIDCVPNKGREGDIKYALSNALGFGGHNATICLKKYE; translated from the coding sequence ATGAAAAGACGTGTAGTTATAACAGGGGCTGGGGTAGTATCTTCACTTGGTTTTGGATTGGATCAATTTTGGGGTTCAATAAAAGAGGGAAGAAACGGTATCAGTGAAATAACCAGAATTGATGTTTCAGAAATGTCAACAAAGGTTGGTGCTGAGATTAAGGATTTTGATCCTACTTTATTTATTGATAAAAAAGAAGCCAGAAGAATGGATAGATACAATCAGTTTGCTATGGCTGCTTCAAAAATGGCGGTAGAAAATGCAAATCTTGATTTGGATTCTTTGAATAAAGATAGATGCGGTGTTATTGTTGGCTCCGGAATTGGCGGAATAGAAACGTTCGAAGAACAGCACAGCGTTCTTCTTAGCAAAGGACCGGGAAGAGTTAGTCCGTTTTTTATACCGATGATGATCTCAAATATGGCTTCCGGACGTATAGCTATTCAATACGGATTCATGGGTTTCAATGAATGTGTTGTAACAGCTTGTGCAACGTCTAATAATGCTATAGGTGATTCATTCAAGGTTATACAGCGTGGAGATGCTGATTTAATGCTGACCGGCGGTGCAGAAGCATCTTTGACATCTATCAGTTTTGCAGGCTTCTGTAATATGGGAGCAATGAGTAAAAACCCTGATCCTGCAACAGCCTCAAGACCTTTTGACAAGGACAGAGACGGGTTTGTTATGGGCGAAGGTGCCGGAGTTTTAGTACTGGAAGAACTTGAACATGCACTTAATAGAGGGGCAAACATACTGGCAGAAGTTGTTGGATACGGATGTACTTGTGACGCTTACCATATAACTGCTCCTCATCCGGAAGGATTAGGCGGTATAAAGAGTATGCAGATGGCAATTAATGATGCAGGCATAAAGCCTGAAGAAGTTAGCTACATCAATGCTCATGGAACTTCTACTCCTTTAAATGATCCAGGAGAAGTAAATGTTGTAAAAACAGTATTTGGCCATCATGCCGCTAATCTTGCAATGAGTTCAACCAAGTCAATGACAGGACACTTATTGGGTGCAGCAGGTGCGATTGAAGCAATAGTTACAGCAATGGCTATTCACGACAGCTTCCTGCCACCAACAATAAATGTTCAAAACCAGGATCCTGAATGTGATATTGATTGTGTACCAAATAAGGGAAGAGAAGGTGACATTAAATATGCACTTTCAAATGCACTTGGCTTTGGCGGTCACAATGCAACAATCTGTTTAAAGAAATATGAATAA
- the rnc gene encoding ribonuclease III, with product MEQTDYDNRISELENIIGHNFKNKDIIFAAITHSSYANEKKAKKLKYNERLEFLGDSVLGLTISEYLFQKRPNLPEGELSVTRAKIVCENSLSQCATDISLGKYLLLGKGEELSGGREKISLLSDAFEALIGALYIDGGFETAKAFVYKYMDKIIKSCIEGKLFYDYKTQLQELVQQNGEQQISYSVTDQFGPDHNKTFITEVKINGATQGQGKGHSKKEAEQNAAKDALNNLKTK from the coding sequence ATGGAACAAACCGATTATGATAATAGAATTTCTGAGCTTGAAAATATAATAGGACACAATTTTAAGAACAAAGACATTATATTTGCTGCTATTACTCACAGCTCATATGCAAATGAAAAGAAGGCAAAAAAGTTAAAATATAACGAGAGACTTGAATTTTTGGGAGATTCAGTTTTAGGTCTTACAATAAGCGAATATTTGTTCCAAAAAAGGCCAAACCTTCCGGAAGGAGAGTTATCCGTAACCAGAGCTAAAATTGTATGTGAAAATTCATTATCCCAATGTGCCACTGACATAAGCCTAGGAAAGTATCTTTTACTTGGAAAAGGGGAAGAACTGTCAGGAGGGAGAGAGAAAATTTCTTTGCTTTCAGATGCATTTGAGGCACTGATAGGAGCATTATATATTGACGGAGGGTTTGAAACCGCCAAAGCATTTGTATACAAATACATGGATAAAATCATAAAGTCATGTATTGAAGGAAAACTTTTTTACGATTATAAGACGCAGCTGCAGGAATTAGTTCAACAAAACGGCGAACAACAAATTTCTTATAGTGTTACCGACCAATTTGGCCCTGACCATAATAAGACATTTATTACGGAAGTAAAGATAAATGGTGCTACTCAAGGGCAGGGAAAAGGACACTCTAAAAAAGAAGCTGAACAAAATGCAGCAAAAGATGCCTTGAATAATCTAAAAACTAAATAA